From Candidatus Gastranaerophilales bacterium, one genomic window encodes:
- a CDS encoding aspartate kinase encodes MSIIVQKFGGTSVADAQKIHNVASAVIKEKKNGNDVVVVVSAMGHTTDYLVKLAKEVAETPSSREMDMLLSTGEQVSIALLTMAIQSHGYDAISMNAQQVGIITECIHTKARIVDIKTDKLERHIKEGKIIVVAGFQGVTPDGEITTLGRGGSDTSAVAIAAALNAERCDIYTDVEGIYTTDPRIVANAEKLDVVSYEEMLELARVGANVLHPRSVETAKQFQVPIRVRSSFELDNLGTLIIGVENMEIYRPVAGVAADSSQVRIVISEVPDAPGTSAKIFSVLAENNISVDMIIQSYARANQTNDIAFTVDEKDLDTTMEIMNNVKSELKAGELYVDKDISKVSIVGAGMVDRPGIAAAMFKALADVDINIKMIATSEIKISCLVEKEMANDAIKVLCKEFNLQTDEVAVVHGDLPNV; translated from the coding sequence GTGAGCATAATTGTACAAAAGTTTGGCGGAACCTCTGTCGCAGACGCCCAAAAAATACACAATGTTGCGTCCGCCGTTATTAAAGAAAAGAAAAATGGTAACGATGTAGTAGTTGTTGTTTCAGCAATGGGACATACTACGGATTATCTGGTAAAACTTGCAAAAGAAGTTGCAGAAACTCCCAGTTCTCGTGAAATGGATATGCTTTTATCTACAGGAGAACAAGTTTCTATTGCTTTGTTGACGATGGCAATTCAATCACATGGCTATGATGCTATAAGTATGAATGCTCAACAAGTTGGTATTATAACAGAATGTATTCATACAAAAGCAAGAATTGTTGATATTAAAACCGATAAATTGGAAAGACATATTAAAGAAGGTAAAATAATAGTAGTAGCAGGCTTTCAAGGAGTTACACCTGATGGGGAAATTACGACATTGGGTCGTGGCGGCTCTGATACTTCTGCTGTTGCTATTGCTGCTGCCTTGAACGCAGAAAGATGCGATATTTATACCGATGTAGAGGGTATTTATACTACAGACCCAAGAATTGTTGCGAATGCTGAAAAGCTCGACGTCGTTTCTTATGAAGAAATGCTAGAACTTGCCAGAGTAGGGGCGAATGTTTTGCATCCTCGTTCTGTTGAAACTGCAAAACAGTTCCAAGTTCCAATTAGAGTTCGCAGTTCATTTGAGTTAGACAATTTAGGCACATTAATTATAGGAGTTGAAAATATGGAAATATATAGACCCGTGGCAGGCGTTGCTGCAGACTCTTCTCAAGTCCGAATCGTTATTTCAGAGGTACCGGATGCTCCGGGAACTTCTGCTAAAATATTCAGCGTTCTTGCCGAAAACAATATAAGTGTTGATATGATTATTCAATCTTATGCGAGAGCTAATCAAACTAATGACATAGCTTTTACGGTTGATGAAAAAGATTTGGACACTACTATGGAAATTATGAATAATGTCAAATCCGAACTCAAAGCTGGCGAATTATATGTCGACAAAGATATTTCTAAAGTATCTATCGTAGGTGCAGGAATGGTAGACAGACCTGGTATTGCGGCGGCTATGTTTAAGGCTTTGGCAGACGTTGATATCAATATAAAAATGATAGCAACTTCAGAA